The Streptomyces sp. NL15-2K genome contains a region encoding:
- a CDS encoding MFS transporter: MTTAQAETGRTVTTDLPARLDRLPWSRWHWTIVIGLGTVWILDGLEVTVVGNIASRLSEPGSGLPITSGEITGIAAALYVAGACLGALFWGRLTDKWGRKKLFMITLAVYLAATALTSVAFDSWWFFAFRFLTGFGIGGEYAAINSAIDELIPAEYRGRVDLIINGSFWLGAVGGSLLSIVALNTDLFAMNVGWRLTFALGAVLALVILLVRRHVPESPRWLLIHGRDEEAERIVSSIERRIEEEKGEPLPKAQGEITIHQRRSVTFLEIGRTVFSRYRRRAILGFALFIGQAFLYNAITFGFGAILTTFFDVPSGDTGYYFAVIAVGNFCGPLLLGRLFDTVGRRVMISSTYLISGLLLFGTAWLFDQGALSAGTLTACWCAVLFFASAGASSAYLTVSEVFPMETRAMSIAFFYALGTAAGGISGPLLFADLTGTGKVGDTVLAFQIGAALMCLAGLVAAALAVRAERRSLEDIARPLTAAASSATASMARSGSGSGSGAESGRGPGSGTGSGSRPATA, translated from the coding sequence ATGACCACCGCGCAGGCCGAGACCGGCCGTACCGTGACCACCGACCTCCCCGCCCGGCTCGACCGCCTCCCATGGTCGCGCTGGCATTGGACGATCGTCATCGGACTCGGCACGGTCTGGATCCTCGACGGACTCGAGGTCACCGTCGTCGGCAACATCGCGAGCCGCCTCTCCGAGCCCGGCAGCGGGTTGCCGATCACCTCGGGCGAGATCACCGGAATCGCGGCCGCGCTGTATGTGGCCGGGGCCTGCCTGGGAGCCCTGTTCTGGGGTCGGCTGACGGACAAGTGGGGCCGCAAGAAGCTCTTCATGATCACGCTCGCGGTCTACCTCGCGGCGACCGCGCTGACGTCCGTCGCCTTCGACTCCTGGTGGTTCTTCGCCTTCCGCTTCCTCACCGGCTTCGGTATCGGCGGCGAGTACGCGGCCATCAACTCCGCGATCGACGAACTGATCCCCGCGGAGTACCGCGGCCGCGTCGACCTGATCATCAACGGCAGCTTCTGGCTGGGCGCGGTCGGCGGCTCGCTGCTGTCGATCGTCGCACTGAACACCGACCTCTTCGCGATGAACGTGGGCTGGCGGCTGACCTTCGCCCTCGGCGCCGTCCTCGCCCTGGTGATCCTTCTCGTACGGCGCCACGTCCCGGAGAGCCCGCGCTGGCTGCTGATCCACGGCAGGGACGAAGAGGCCGAACGGATCGTGTCCTCGATCGAACGCCGGATCGAGGAAGAGAAGGGCGAGCCGCTCCCCAAGGCCCAGGGCGAGATCACGATCCACCAACGCCGCAGCGTCACCTTCCTGGAGATCGGCCGTACGGTCTTCTCCCGCTACCGCAGGCGCGCGATCCTCGGCTTCGCCCTCTTCATCGGCCAGGCCTTCCTCTACAACGCGATCACCTTCGGCTTCGGCGCGATCCTGACGACGTTCTTCGACGTCCCGTCCGGCGACACCGGCTACTACTTCGCGGTCATCGCGGTCGGCAACTTCTGCGGCCCGCTGCTGCTGGGCAGGCTCTTCGACACGGTCGGCCGCCGGGTGATGATCTCGTCCACCTACCTCATCTCCGGTCTGCTGCTCTTCGGCACAGCCTGGCTCTTCGACCAGGGCGCGCTGAGCGCGGGCACGCTGACGGCCTGCTGGTGCGCGGTGCTGTTCTTCGCCTCGGCCGGCGCCTCCAGCGCCTACCTGACGGTCTCCGAGGTCTTCCCGATGGAGACCCGCGCGATGTCCATCGCCTTCTTCTACGCCCTCGGCACCGCCGCCGGCGGCATCAGCGGCCCCCTGCTCTTCGCCGACCTCACCGGCACGGGCAAGGTCGGCGACACGGTCCTGGCCTTCCAGATCGGCGCGGCCCTGATGTGCCTGGCAGGCCTGGTGGCAGCGGCACTGGCGGTACGAGCGGAACGCCGCTCCCTGGAGGACATCGCCCGCCCCCTGACGGCAGCGGCTTCATCGGCGACGGCTTCGATGGCTCGGTCGGGGTCGGGGTCGGGGTCGGGGGCGGAGTCGGGGCGAGGGCCCGGGTCGGGGACGGGGTCCGGGTCGCGGCCGGCGACGGCGTAG
- a CDS encoding DUF445 domain-containing protein yields the protein MERTETGSIGTGGQHARPGAFTNRAMTTFSAADMEKQRGVRRMKLTATGMLLFVALVYVLAKWASNAGAGTWASYVAAAAEAGMVGALADWFAVTALFRHPLGIPIPHTAIIPTKKDQLGVTLGEFVGENFLSEDVVRQRLRAVGIGSRLGAWLAEPEHADRVTAELSAALRGALTVLRDSDVQAVVGEAITRRANAQEVAPGIGKTLEKIVADGGHRRAVDLVVTRAHDWLVLHSDSVMDAVQGGAPGWTPRFVDKKVGERVYKELLRFCAEMRDMPSHPARGALDRFLTDFASDLQSDTDTRARVERLKGEVLGRGEVQDLIASVWTAVRSMIVSAAEDERSELRLRVRASLLSLGAQMAADEKVQGKVDKWVEDAAVYVVTTYRREITSLITDTVASWDAEHTTRKIEANIGRDLQFIRINGTVVGSLAGLLIYTVSRALGA from the coding sequence ATGGAACGCACGGAAACGGGATCAATCGGCACGGGAGGGCAGCATGCCCGCCCCGGTGCCTTCACGAACCGCGCCATGACGACGTTCAGCGCCGCCGACATGGAGAAGCAGCGCGGCGTACGGCGGATGAAGCTCACCGCGACCGGGATGCTGCTGTTCGTGGCGCTGGTGTACGTCCTGGCGAAGTGGGCGTCGAACGCGGGCGCCGGCACCTGGGCCAGCTATGTGGCGGCCGCCGCCGAGGCCGGCATGGTCGGCGCGCTCGCCGACTGGTTCGCCGTCACCGCCCTCTTCCGCCACCCCCTCGGCATCCCCATCCCGCACACCGCGATCATCCCCACGAAGAAGGACCAGCTGGGTGTGACCCTGGGGGAGTTCGTCGGGGAGAACTTCCTCTCCGAGGACGTCGTACGGCAGCGACTGCGGGCCGTCGGCATAGGCAGCCGGCTCGGTGCCTGGCTCGCGGAACCCGAACACGCCGACCGGGTGACGGCCGAGTTGTCCGCCGCGCTCAGAGGCGCCTTGACCGTCCTGCGGGACTCCGACGTCCAGGCCGTGGTCGGCGAGGCGATCACCCGCCGCGCCAACGCCCAGGAGGTCGCGCCGGGCATCGGCAAGACGCTGGAGAAGATCGTCGCCGACGGCGGTCACCGGCGGGCCGTCGACCTGGTCGTCACCCGGGCGCACGACTGGCTGGTGCTGCACAGCGACTCCGTCATGGACGCCGTGCAGGGCGGCGCCCCCGGCTGGACGCCGAGGTTCGTCGACAAGAAGGTCGGCGAGCGGGTCTACAAGGAGCTGCTGCGCTTCTGCGCGGAGATGCGCGACATGCCCTCCCACCCGGCGCGCGGCGCCCTCGACCGTTTCCTCACCGACTTCGCCTCCGACCTGCAGTCCGACACCGACACGCGCGCGCGGGTCGAGCGGCTCAAGGGCGAGGTGCTGGGCCGGGGCGAGGTCCAGGACCTGATCGCCTCCGTCTGGACCGCCGTACGATCCATGATCGTCTCGGCCGCCGAGGACGAGCGCAGCGAGCTGCGGCTGCGCGTGCGGGCCTCCCTGCTGTCCCTGGGCGCGCAGATGGCCGCCGACGAGAAGGTGCAGGGCAAGGTCGACAAGTGGGTGGAGGACGCGGCCGTGTACGTCGTCACCACCTACCGCCGGGAGATCACCTCCCTGATCACGGACACGGTGGCGAGCTGGGACGCCGAGCACACGACGCGGAAGATCGAGGCGAACATCGGCCGTGACCTGCAGTTCATCCGGATCAACGGCACGGTGGTCGGTTCGCTGGCGGGGTTGTTGATCTACACGGTGTCGCGCGCGCTGGGGGCGTAA
- a CDS encoding SGNH/GDSL hydrolase family protein, which yields MTRRHGYALLVAIVAAIVALSAIIYIGVAADPGTNDRATLAGGRPPHNSADPASTGVWVGSWSASPVGAEPGTEIVGLADRSVRNVVHASIGGTSARITLSNLYGQSPLTITHASIAVAAGTGTAQAVAETMRRLTFGGNTTVVVPAGQQVLSDAVRVTIPMGSDVLVTTYSPTRSGPVTYHPRARQISYAAQGDLTEDVTGTAYTERAEYWRYLTALDVLSDEAEGTIVAFGDSLTDGVGSTENANSRWPDLLSERLHKAIGAGRDLPRYSVVNQGIGGNQVLADGLGLPHSRLRSSGGTPIAENQAGVSRFARDVLGRTNVKVVVIDLGINDILRNPRLADPDRILDGLRTMVRQAHAHGIKVIGATLMPFGGHRGYSDAREAVRQEINAEIRSGRVFDDVVDFDKAVRDAYDPREFRSDYDSGDHLHPSDKGYERMAAAFDLDDLKGAAPAEL from the coding sequence ATGACCCGGCGTCACGGTTACGCCCTGCTCGTCGCGATCGTCGCCGCGATCGTGGCGCTTTCCGCCATCATCTACATCGGGGTGGCAGCCGACCCCGGTACGAACGACCGGGCCACGCTGGCCGGCGGACGCCCCCCGCACAACTCCGCCGACCCCGCCTCCACCGGGGTCTGGGTCGGCTCCTGGTCCGCATCCCCGGTCGGCGCCGAACCCGGCACCGAGATCGTGGGCCTGGCGGACCGCTCGGTACGCAACGTCGTCCACGCGAGCATCGGCGGTACGAGTGCCCGCATCACGCTGTCCAATCTCTACGGCCAGTCCCCGCTGACCATCACGCACGCCTCGATCGCCGTCGCGGCCGGCACCGGCACCGCCCAGGCCGTCGCGGAGACCATGCGCAGGCTGACCTTCGGCGGCAACACCACGGTCGTCGTCCCGGCCGGGCAGCAGGTGCTCAGCGACGCCGTCCGCGTCACGATCCCCATGGGCAGCGACGTCCTGGTCACCACCTACTCCCCCACGCGCTCCGGCCCGGTCACCTACCACCCGCGCGCCCGCCAGATCTCGTACGCCGCCCAAGGCGACCTCACCGAGGACGTAACCGGGACCGCGTACACCGAGCGGGCCGAGTACTGGCGCTACCTGACCGCGCTGGACGTGCTGAGCGACGAGGCCGAGGGCACGATCGTCGCCTTCGGCGACTCGCTCACCGACGGCGTCGGCTCCACGGAGAACGCCAACAGCCGCTGGCCCGACCTGCTGTCCGAGCGGCTGCACAAGGCGATCGGGGCGGGCCGGGACCTGCCCCGCTACAGCGTCGTCAACCAGGGAATCGGCGGCAACCAGGTCCTCGCCGACGGCCTCGGCCTCCCCCACTCTCGGCTTCGCTCGAGCGGGGGGACCCCCATCGCCGAGAACCAGGCCGGCGTCAGCCGCTTCGCCCGGGACGTGCTCGGCCGGACGAACGTCAAGGTCGTCGTCATCGACCTCGGCATCAACGACATCCTCCGCAACCCGCGGCTGGCCGACCCCGACAGGATCCTCGACGGCCTGCGCACGATGGTCCGCCAGGCCCACGCCCACGGCATCAAGGTCATCGGCGCCACGCTGATGCCCTTCGGCGGCCACCGCGGCTACTCCGACGCCCGCGAGGCCGTACGGCAGGAGATCAACGCCGAGATCCGCTCGGGCAGGGTCTTCGACGACGTCGTCGACTTCGACAAGGCCGTCCGGGACGCCTACGACCCGCGCGAGTTCCGCTCCGACTACGACTCGGGCGACCACCTCCACCCGAGCGACAAGGGCTACGAGCGGATGGCGGCGGCGTTCGACCTGGACGACCTCAAGGGGGCGGCACCGGCGGAGCTGTAG
- a CDS encoding DUF1707 domain-containing protein yields MTEDAPELRASDADRERVAEVLRDALAEGRLDMEEFEERLDATYKARTYGELTPITRDLPAAGAPVPTVSTTKQPAQSGSWAGRIVGGEGSSTWAVAVMSGFQRRGRWTVPRRFNCFAFWGGGEIDLREANFADGEVEINCVAIMGGVQVIVPPGVEVVVRGIGIMGGFDHREDGVLGDPGAPRVVVTGFAFWGGVGVERKRTRAERRQEKLDRKASMREVRESLRDDTHEAHRKMLEGHRDLAWDRREDRRERHEELRERQRERKRERRERRDRYRDGER; encoded by the coding sequence ATGACCGAGGATGCCCCGGAGCTGCGCGCTTCCGACGCCGATCGTGAACGAGTCGCCGAGGTCCTGCGGGACGCCCTCGCGGAGGGGCGCCTCGACATGGAGGAGTTCGAGGAGCGGCTGGACGCGACGTACAAGGCGCGTACCTACGGGGAGCTGACGCCGATCACGCGTGATCTGCCGGCCGCCGGGGCTCCGGTTCCCACGGTGTCGACGACCAAGCAGCCCGCGCAGAGCGGGAGTTGGGCGGGGCGGATCGTCGGCGGCGAGGGGTCGTCGACGTGGGCCGTGGCCGTCATGTCGGGGTTTCAGCGCAGGGGGCGTTGGACGGTGCCCCGGCGTTTCAACTGCTTCGCCTTCTGGGGCGGCGGTGAGATCGATCTGCGCGAGGCGAACTTCGCGGACGGCGAGGTCGAGATCAACTGCGTCGCGATCATGGGTGGGGTGCAGGTGATCGTGCCGCCCGGTGTCGAGGTCGTGGTGCGCGGGATCGGGATCATGGGCGGTTTTGATCACCGTGAGGATGGTGTGCTGGGGGATCCGGGGGCGCCGCGGGTGGTCGTGACGGGGTTCGCCTTCTGGGGTGGGGTCGGGGTCGAGCGCAAGCGGACGCGGGCGGAGCGGCGGCAGGAGAAGTTGGACCGGAAGGCGTCGATGCGGGAGGTGCGGGAGTCGCTCCGGGACGACACGCATGAGGCTCATCGCAAGATGCTGGAAGGCCATCGGGACCTTGCGTGGGACCGCCGCGAGGACCGGCGGGAACGCCACGAGGAGCTGCGGGAGCGGCAGCGGGAACGCAAGCGGGAGCGGCGGGAGCGGCGAGATCGGTACCGGGACGGGGAGCGCTGA